The following is a genomic window from Bacteroidales bacterium.
CCGTTCTCATTTCCAAGCGACCAGATGATAATTGAAGCATGATTCTTGAAATTCTCTGTATTGGCAACATTCCTGTCAATAATTGCACTTTTCATTGTTGGTTCTTCATCAAATCTTCCCATATAACCATGACATTCAACATTGGCTTCACCAACAAGGAACATACCATATTCGTCGCACAGTTCATACCAGCGCGGATCATCTGAATAATGTGATGTACGAACCAGATTGCAGTTTCCCTGCTTGATAAGTTCCAGATCGCGTATCATTTGTGCTTCGGTAACAGCATGACCGACATCAGGCCAGTTTTCGTGACGGTTCACTCCTTTAAGTTTAACAGGAGTTCCGTTAACAAGAAAAACTCTTCCTTTAATTTCTATCTCTCTGAATCCTGTTCTTGCCGATAGTGTCTCAACAATTTTCTTCCCGCTTGCAAGTGTTATAACAGTAGTATACAATTTAGGTGTTTCGGCTGTCCATTTTTCAGGGTTTGTTACCTGGAAAGTAAGTTTTACGGCACTCTCAGCACCAGGCTGAAGGGCAGGAACAGCAGCTTCAGCCATAGCAGCAGGAACAGTAACTTTACCATCGTAGAGTGTTGCAGCCACCTTTGTTGCTTTTGAAGCTTTTGATCCATAGTTCTTAATTTTTGCAATTATTTCTACTGTGGCATTTTTATACTGATCGTCAAGATCTGTTTTTATGAAAAAATCGCGGATATGCTGCTGGGGAGCGCTCCATAATGTAACATTACGGAAGATCCCGCTCAATCTCCACATGTCCTGATCTTCAAGCCAGGTACCGGAAGTGAACCGGTATACTTCAACGGCAACCATGTTTTTGCCGGGCTTAACATATTTGGTAACATCGAATTCGGCTGCATTCCTGCTGTTAACACTAAATCCTACTTTGGTACCATTTATCCACAGAAAGAAACCTGCATCAACTCCATCGAATGTAAGAAACACCTGACGGCTATTCCACTCAGCAGGAAGTTCAAAATCGCGACGGTAACTTCCCACAGGGTTTCGTTCCTCATAAGCTGTAAATGTCTTCGGTGGCATGCTCATAATTCTTGGAAAATCCTTTCTGATAATGTATCCAAGATTACGGTAATAAGGTGTTCCGTATCCCAGAACCTGCCAGTTGGAAGGCACCGGAATTTCTTTCCATGAGGTTACATCGTATTCAGGTTTATAGAAATCGACCGGACGCATCTGCGGCCACTTTACAAAATTAAACTTCCATGTTCCATTCAGGCTTCTTGCAAAAGTTGAAGCATGCCTGTTTGCAGCAAGTGCCTCTTCAAGCGTTGCGTAAGGCATAAGTGTTGCATGTGCCGGCTCCTTGTTTATTCCGAGGAGTTCGGGATCCTGAATCTCAGGAGGAACCGGAGCAGTCCCTAGTGAATCCTTTGGGGAGGTATACTGGGCATAACCAGAGATTGTTGAAATTAACAGAACAAGTGTACAAATAACACTTAATCGTAGATTTTTCATGTTGATTGTTAGTTAGTTATTGTTGTATGGTTAGATTTATCCGATTATAAAGTTACACCTTAATAAAATCATGAATGATTTTGAATTGTTAAAAATAGTTAATGCCTTTTTTAGCCGCACTGTTGAATCCTCAATTGAGTTTGAAAAAATCTGGTTAGTTTCATGATTTCCAGATCAGGATATTTATTTGGTTCACGCAAACCCCACCAGATATTCTCTTTAAAGAAACTACCGCTGTTCTTGCCGCTAATTAGCTGCCCGGAACCAATAAAAATATTATCATGAAAAATAAAATTTTTATGAGCTGAAGCATTTTCAAAGCTTACAACGGGAACTGAATCACTATATACAATATTGTTAAATATTTCACAATTAGCAAGTTGCTTATCATCTCCGGAGCCATTCCAAAGGAAAATACTACCAGAGCCTGCTGTCTTCAGTCCGTCATTTATGCTAACACAATTTCGTACAATATTATCTGACCAGGCTGAGGCACCCCAATATTGGAACAATCCATATCCGGCACCTTCATTTTCATATGACAGGCAATATTGAATAATTGAATTTGTAACCCCTCCATCGAGATCGAAACCTCCGCCGTCTTTGCCATTTCTGGATGTTTTATTACGATAGCTGACACAGTGCTGAATAACAACATTATTGCTTTGCCAGGTCCAGATCCCGACAGGTCCGTTACCTTCGCGGGGCATATCCCATCCGTTATTGGTGGCAATACAATGATCAACAATAACATTATCCGACACTCCGACAAGTATTCCGTTTCCGCTGTGGTTATCGAGCTTTGTCGGATCGCCCGGATTATTCTCAGCCCGGCAATAACTTATAAGAATACCATGAGATAACTTCTGTTCAGAACCCATGATATTAATTCCGCAAAAACCATTATTGAAGGCATATACTTTTTTCAGTTCTATACCTGAGCAATCAAAGAGATCAAGACCTGATTTCTGAAACCCTTCAGCACTAATGTTTTCAATGGTACTGCTGGTAGTACGGAT
Proteins encoded in this region:
- a CDS encoding right-handed parallel beta-helix repeat-containing protein, which produces MKKRHAYYLLFFIVSLAGCKSSATDRHTQDAGDVQGDYYYVDGNLGDDSNSGTKKFPLKTIPELNLRFQKNTASVYFAAGQVFEGTLNLRNIAGSSGSEIIISSYGEGRAEISGGNNEAIIVEDCNGLIISNLNVRGNGRKGGNTTNGIALIRTTSSTIENISAEGFQKSGLDLFDCSGIELKKVYAFNNGFCGINIMGSEQKLSHGILISYCRAENNPGDPTKLDNHSGNGILVGVSDNVIVDHCIATNNGWDMPREGNGPVGIWTWQSNNVVIQHCVSYRNKTSRNGKDGGGFDLDGGVTNSIIQYCLSYENEGAGYGLFQYWGASAWSDNIVRNCVSINDGLKTAGSGSIFLWNGSGDDKQLANCEIFNNIVYSDSVPVVSFENASAHKNFIFHDNIFIGSGQLISGKNSGSFFKENIWWGLREPNKYPDLEIMKLTRFFQTQLRIQQCG